A genomic region of Raphanus sativus cultivar WK10039 chromosome 6, ASM80110v3, whole genome shotgun sequence contains the following coding sequences:
- the LOC130497069 gene encoding cysteine proteinase inhibitor 5-like — MNSKTNFFLLLLLSLVLFPLYAFAAARVSGWRPISNVKDPHVVEIGEFAVSEYDKQIKFGLKFVAVVSGESQVVAGANYRLIVTVDGGLRVAEADASKKYEAIVWEKPWIKSMNLTFFKPFV, encoded by the coding sequence ATGAATAGTAAAACAAACTTCTTCCTTCTTCTACTGCTCTCTCTCGTCCTTTTCCCTCTTTACGCGTTTGCAGCGGCCCGTGTGAGCGGATGGAGGCCCATCAGCAATGTTAAGGACCCTCACGTTGTAGAGATCGGTGAATTTGCTGTCTCTGAGTACGACAAGCAGATCAAGTTTGGACTCAAGTTCGTGGCGGTTGTTAGCGGAGAGTCTCAAGTAGTTGCAGGTGCTAATTACCGGCTTATTGTAACCGTGGATGGCGGCCTACGCGTAGCCGAAGCTGATGCGAGCAAAAAGTACGAGGCAATTGTATGGGAGAAACCGTGGATCAAATCGATGAATCTCACTTTTTTCAAGCCCTTCGTTTAA